In Micromonospora purpureochromogenes, a single window of DNA contains:
- a CDS encoding PASTA domain-containing protein, with translation MSDGHTLLDTPEPGPRGRAPLLIGGGLAFVLLATVGATAGWVLAGPDEPSPTDPPAAAASTALTSAPAPTSAAPSSAPPVTVAPTTPWTTAPAASSKPPTGYVTVPDLVGDGFEGVRSDLRDRKLGWRLIFGTGLGEKVERLDPAPGTRVSHGTTVKVYVAGPAPEAEVPDLDDYDCADAAATIVERGFYPRYRTGRVGKVRSQDPEPDVTRHWNDEVAISCGGEE, from the coding sequence ATGAGCGACGGACACACCCTTCTGGACACTCCGGAGCCGGGGCCGCGGGGACGCGCCCCGCTGCTGATCGGCGGCGGGCTGGCCTTCGTCCTGCTGGCCACCGTGGGTGCGACCGCCGGCTGGGTGCTGGCCGGGCCGGATGAGCCGTCCCCCACCGATCCGCCGGCCGCGGCCGCGTCGACCGCCCTGACCTCGGCACCCGCCCCGACCTCGGCCGCCCCGTCATCGGCGCCGCCGGTGACCGTCGCGCCGACGACCCCCTGGACCACCGCACCCGCCGCGTCGAGCAAACCCCCCACCGGGTACGTGACCGTCCCCGACCTGGTCGGCGACGGCTTCGAGGGGGTACGCAGCGACCTGCGGGACCGGAAGCTGGGGTGGCGGCTGATCTTCGGCACCGGGTTGGGCGAGAAGGTCGAGCGCCTGGACCCCGCCCCCGGCACCCGGGTGAGCCACGGCACCACCGTCAAGGTGTACGTCGCCGGGCCGGCGCCGGAGGCCGAGGTGCCCGATCTGGACGACTACGACTGCGCCGACGCCGCCGCCACGATCGTCGAGCGCGGTTTCTACCCGCGCTACCGCACCGGCCGGGTCGGCAAGGTCCGCTCCCAGGATCCGGAGCCCGACGTGACCCGGCACTGGAACGACGAGGTCGCCATCTCCTGCGGCGGCGAGGAGTAG